The following coding sequences are from one Leptolyngbya sp. NIES-3755 window:
- a CDS encoding hypothetical protein (similar to AA sequence:cyanobase_aa:LBDG_27810), translating to MTATPSPNPAILKAIESLNYRATVGDVAAQAGLNVNLAEKGLLALASQADGQLQVAETGDVVYEFPQNFRAVLREKDARIRRKETLDKIWRILFYLIRMSFGVVLILLIVASLLAIIALTIAANSSRDDDSGGGFSMPTVWFSPDIFWIFTPDYDRRRPTQQKSELNFLESIYSFLFGDGNPNADLEERRWQSIGAVIRSNRGAVIAEQIAPFLDSINTSDRESEQFMLPVLTRFDGRPEVTPEGQFVYHFPSLQTTVSQQDRKWLPAFLRESVYQFSKASSGQRTLAATLGAVLLVLALVLTSLTIAAGAGVLKAIAFVSLGYSGAYLTIPIIRNFTIKRRNAKILERNRDRELRAKQLANPVVQHKLAYAEQFAAETVIQQSDLIYSTDRDLIEQDIERSTQIDAEWERRLEGDRDSTQQNPTRENLTDAEWQRRLEERE from the coding sequence ATGACGGCTACACCTTCGCCCAATCCTGCAATTTTGAAAGCGATCGAATCTCTCAATTACCGCGCCACGGTGGGAGATGTCGCTGCCCAAGCTGGCTTGAATGTAAATTTGGCTGAGAAAGGATTGCTTGCACTCGCTTCTCAGGCAGATGGACAGCTACAAGTGGCTGAAACGGGCGATGTGGTTTATGAATTTCCCCAGAATTTTCGGGCGGTGCTGCGGGAAAAAGATGCTCGAATTCGCCGCAAAGAGACATTGGATAAGATCTGGCGAATCTTGTTTTACTTGATTCGGATGTCGTTTGGGGTGGTGCTGATTCTGCTGATCGTGGCATCGTTGCTGGCGATTATTGCGCTGACGATCGCAGCGAATTCCAGTCGGGATGATGACAGTGGCGGAGGTTTTTCAATGCCGACGGTTTGGTTTAGCCCAGATATTTTCTGGATTTTTACGCCGGATTACGATCGTCGTCGCCCCACTCAACAAAAGAGCGAACTGAACTTCCTCGAATCAATTTACTCGTTCCTTTTTGGTGATGGCAATCCGAATGCTGATTTAGAAGAACGACGTTGGCAATCGATCGGGGCTGTGATTCGTTCTAATCGGGGAGCGGTGATTGCAGAACAAATTGCGCCGTTTCTCGATTCGATCAATACATCCGATCGAGAATCAGAACAGTTTATGCTTCCAGTCTTGACGCGATTTGATGGACGACCTGAAGTGACTCCTGAAGGACAATTCGTTTACCACTTCCCATCTCTGCAAACGACTGTTTCTCAACAAGATCGGAAATGGTTGCCTGCGTTCTTGCGCGAATCGGTGTATCAATTTAGCAAAGCGAGTTCTGGACAACGGACTCTGGCGGCAACTCTGGGCGCAGTCTTGTTAGTTCTGGCACTGGTTCTAACTTCGTTGACGATCGCAGCAGGAGCGGGAGTTTTGAAAGCGATCGCGTTCGTCTCTCTCGGTTACAGTGGTGCTTATTTGACCATTCCAATCATTCGCAACTTCACAATCAAAAGACGCAACGCCAAGATTTTAGAGCGCAATCGCGATCGAGAACTCAGAGCAAAACAATTGGCGAATCCGGTCGTGCAGCACAAACTCGCGTATGCAGAACAATTTGCGGCTGAAACGGTGATTCAACAATCGGATCTGATCTATTCCACTGATCGGGATTTGATCGAACAAGACATTGAGCGATCGACACAAATCGACGCGGAATGGGAACGGCGGCTAGAAGGTGATCGAGATTCAACCCAACAAAATCCAACTCGCGAGAATTTGACTGATGCGGAATGGCAACGTCGATTAGAAGAACGAGAATAA
- a CDS encoding hypothetical protein (conserved exported hypothetical protein;~similar to AA sequence:cyanobase_aa:LBDG_22520): protein MAFFRQYIAPLIVVLVFMFSLVVVSARIFLPSDMATPAPIEEPNPTSDKAQIPDADAVAGLPANLAPFIQGLPNDPTQL, encoded by the coding sequence ATGGCTTTTTTCCGTCAATACATCGCCCCGCTGATCGTTGTTTTAGTGTTCATGTTCTCGCTCGTGGTTGTGAGTGCCCGAATTTTTCTGCCGAGTGATATGGCTACCCCTGCCCCGATCGAAGAACCGAATCCGACAAGCGATAAAGCTCAAATCCCTGATGCGGACGCGGTTGCGGGATTACCAGCGAATCTTGCACCTTTTATTCAAGGCTTACCCAACGATCCAACCCAGCTTTAG
- a CDS encoding GCN5-related N-acetyltransferase (similar to AA sequence:cyanobase_aa:LBDG_22510), which produces MTEWLEGYRLDRGSGGTKERDRLLDFMQQTYAELFPGGEFSYLENAIARFFSPETPLWWVQKSDETHWNPVAGLWLGSAIDQGTGARQAHILLLYVMPDHRRKGIGEALVRYAETWAKSRGDRQIGLQVFETNLPALGLYRTLGYETQSRWMTKSIDPAE; this is translated from the coding sequence ATGACGGAATGGCTTGAAGGGTATCGACTCGATCGCGGTTCTGGTGGAACAAAAGAACGCGATCGCTTACTCGATTTCATGCAGCAGACTTACGCCGAACTGTTTCCCGGCGGTGAGTTTTCGTATTTGGAGAACGCGATCGCTCGATTTTTTTCGCCAGAAACGCCGCTGTGGTGGGTACAAAAATCGGACGAAACGCACTGGAATCCGGTGGCAGGATTGTGGCTGGGAAGCGCGATCGATCAAGGCACAGGAGCAAGACAGGCACACATTCTGCTCTTATATGTCATGCCAGATCATCGACGGAAAGGTATTGGAGAGGCGCTAGTACGCTACGCTGAAACATGGGCAAAGTCACGCGGCGATCGACAAATCGGGCTGCAAGTTTTTGAAACGAATTTGCCCGCACTGGGACTTTATCGCACTCTGGGTTATGAAACTCAGTCGCGGTGGATGACCAAATCGATCGACCCTGCTGAATAA